Within Haematobia irritans isolate KBUSLIRL chromosome 2, ASM5000362v1, whole genome shotgun sequence, the genomic segment tataaataaaatattgaccaaactatctatagaaataaaatgttgacaaaactttctatagaaataaaattttgacaaaatattcaatagaaataaaattttgataaaattttctatagcaatcaaattttgacaaaattttctatagaaataaaattttgacaaaatattcaatggaaataaatttttgacaaaattttctataaataaaaaattttctagagaaataaaattttgataaaattttgtatagaaataaaattttgacaaacttttctacagaaatagaattttgaaaaactttctatagaactaaaattttgaacaaattttctatagaaataaaatttttaaaaatttttctatagaaatacaattttatgaaaattttctatagaaataaaattttgaattaatttgccataaaattataattatggaacgatgtggaccaatttttgcatggttattagagatcatatgttgacaccatgtaccaaatttcagccggatcgaatgaaatttgcttctcttagaggttctgcaagccaaatctggggatcgggctctatatatatatataaatatatatatatatatatatatatatatatatatatatatatatatatatatatatatatatatatatatatatatatatatatatatatatatatatatatatatatatatatatatatatatatatatatatatatatatatatatatatatatatatatatatatatatatatatatatatatatatatatatatatatatatatatatatatatatatatatatatatatatatatatattgaccgatgtggaccaatttttgcatgcttgttagaaaccacataccaaatttcagccggatcgcatgaaatttgcttctcttagaggatcggcaagccaaattagggggtctgtttataagggagctatatataattatggaccgatgtggaccaatttttactttatggggtcttagagcaatatttcgatgtgttacaaacggaatgacaaagttaatatacccccatcctatggtggagggtataaaaaggagttttcttaattccaaaaaaaaactttaaaacaaagatgcaaatccttgaaatagcctatatttgaagagtttactatagaaataaaattttgacaaaattttctagaaaaataaaattttgacaaaattttctatagaattaaaattttaagaaaattttctatagaaataaaaatttgacaaaattttctatagaaataaaattttttaaaaattttctatagaaataaatgttgacaaaatcttctatagaaataaaattttgacacaattttctatagaaatataagtttagacaaattttctgaggaaataaaattttgacaaaatttactatataaataaaatattgaccaaactatctatagaaataaaatgttgacaaaactttctatagaaataaaattttgacaaaatattcaatagaaataaaattttgataaaattttctatagcaatcaaattttgacaaaattttctatagaaataaaattttgacaaaatattcaatggaaataaatttttgacaaaattttctataaataaaaaattttctagagaaataaaattttgataaaattttgtatagaaataaaattttgacaaacttttctacagaaatagaattttgaaaaactttctatagaactaaaattttgaacaaattttctatagaaataaaatttttaaaaatttttctatagaaatacaattttatgaaaattttctatagaaataaaattttgaattaatttgccataaaaataaaattttgacaaaatgttctatagaaatgagattttgagaaaatttcctatagaaatgaaattttgacaaaatttttttagaaataaaattttggacaacatttttttttttgcacaatagAGCATTTTCATCACATTTTTCTGAGGTTCAGTCACTCACAAATGGATTGGCAAAtatgaaatttgaatttgaacttTAATGCTAATTAATATGAAACTATTTTAAATCCGTTTATCATCAATTAGTTTATATGATTACGAATTCATAGTCTATTATCACTGCTATGACCCCTACACTTAAGAGATAATGAACGAACACAAATATAAACAATGACAATTAAAGATCTGGGAATATGAAGCTCTACCAGTCAAATCAGTATCAAAACAAACCTTGAGTCGTTttataaattccaaaaaaaatattcaacgttGAATTTTAGACTTTCTTAGAGTTCAAAACTGAGGATggtcaaatttgaaaatatcttcTGGCTGGTAATAGTATTAAAGGTTTGTTATTGGCTCATAATGACATCGCTTAAAATTTATCGTATATCCTCTCATTGCAGAATATATCATTTGGGAATGCAGCCAACTCAATGCAGGATGGATCCCAACCcattattgaatttataaaacCTCCAACAGATAAGCGTTTGGAACTTTTCGATTTTATAGCCAACAAAATAAATGATTGGAGTACAAAACAATTGATCATCGAAGGCTCCTCGTATGAGACACTATTGGCGGGTTATAATGAATTCCTAGACTCACATAAAGGAGATAAGAGCTTCTCATCGGCACCATATCAAAAACTTAAGCAACAAATTGAACGTTTCATTCAAGCTATAGAGAAACTTAAAAAGGACTCTCAAAGTTGTATTCTACAGGCGAAAGCTTCACAGGAACTTgaagaaatttccaaaaatatggAATTCCTAAACACCAGCCCCAATAATAATACCGCATTAGTGAATCTCATTCGCCGCAGATACAATGAAGCCACCACCAAGATGagtcaagaattttctatagatcttaaAGAAATCTATGAGAGATTACCCACTATCATCTATAATTTTAAGCAAAATCTAAGTCCTGCCGAGAGGGAAGAATACAAAGAACTTCTTAGAAGTTGTGATGAATTTCTACCATCGGCCAATTCCAAgaaaaaatatgaagttttcGAAAAGTTTACGAAATTTATATTGCGCGGGCTACATGTCAAAGGTCGTAGTGAGTCCAATTGTAAATGGGAATCTTCTAGATTTgtggaatttccacagaaaatcaaTTCATGGGCTGTGGGAAATTGAAAATGAAGGGTATAATTTCTTCAGTTATGTGATATACGATAGGCATTGGAGTTCACTtgtcatttaataaaattacaatttgtatttttctttttcaaattttttatccttttttttaatttcaaatctcCTTTACtttcaaaagaaatgaaattgtgtgcaaatttcccatataagttaaaatttgacacaatttcctattgatatgaaattatgacaaaatttgctactgaaattaaattttgtgaaaatttcctataaaaatgaaattttgacaaaatttcctatagaaatgaaattaaaaaacaaaatcttataaaaattaaattttgacaaaatttcttatagaaatgatattttaacacaatttcccatatctattgaaaattatgacaaaatttcctataaaaaggaaatattcaaaaaatgtcctatggaaacaaaattttcagaacattttctatagaaatgaaattttcagaaaatttcctttagaaattttcagaaaattcagaaatcaaattttcagaaaatttcctatagacattaaattttcagagaatttcctacaaaaatgaaattttcagagtatttctatagaaatgaattttcagaaaacttcctataggaatgaaattttcgtatacaaattaaattttcagaaaacaaaattttgacaaaattttcaataaaaatgaaattttgataaaatttcgtattaaaattgaaattttcagaaaattgcctatagaaatggaattttcaaaaaatttcctatagaaatgaaattttcagaaaagttcctatagaaatgaaattttcagaaaatatccgatagaaatgaaatgttcacaaaatgttctatataaatgaaattttcagaaaatttcctatataaattaaattttcagaaaatatcctaaagaaattaaattttcagaaaatttcctaaagaaatgaaattttcagaaaattttctatagaaatgagattttgagaaaatttcctatagaaatgagattttgagaaaatttcctatagaaatgaaattttcagaaaatttcctatataaatgaatttttcacaatatttcctatagaaatgaaatttttaggaaatttcctaaagaaatgaaattatcagaaaatttGCTTATACAAATgaacttttcagaaaattttcttatagaaattaaattttcagaaaatatcctatataaatgaatttttcacaatatttcctatagaaatgaaattctcagaaaatttcctatagaaatgacattttcatagaattgaaattttcagaaaattttctatagaaatgacattttcagaaaattttcttatagaaatgaaattttcagaaaatgttcttatagaaatgaaatattcagaaaatttgtttatacaaatgaaattttcagaaaattttcttatagaaattaaattttcagaaattttcctacagaaatgaaattttgtgaaaatttcctatagaaatgaaattttgtcaaaatttcctatagaaatgaaactttgtgaaaatttcctatagaatgaaattttcagaaaattttctatataaatgaaattttcaaaaaaaaattctatataaataaatttttcacaatatttcctatagaaatgaaattctctgaaaatttcctatagaaatttaattttcagaaaatatcctatagaaatgaaattttcagaaaatttcctaaagaaatgaaattttcagaaaattttctatagaaatgaaattttcagaaaattttcttatagaaatgaaatttcagaaattttcctatagaaattaaattttcagaaaaatttctatagaaatgaaattatcagaaaatttGCTTATACAAATGAacttatcagaaaattttcttatagaaattaaattttcagaaaatttcctatagaaatgacattttcagaaaattttcttacaaaaattaaattttcagaaaatttccaatagaaatgaaaatttcctataaacatgaaattttcagaaaatgtcctatataaatgaaattttcagaaaatatcctatagaaatgaaattttcagaaaatttcctaaagaaattaaattttcagaaaattttctatagaaatgaaattttgtgaaaatttcctactgaaatgaaattttcagaaaattttcttatagaaatgaaatttcagaaattttcctatagaaattaaattttcagaaaattttcgatagaaatgaaattatcagaaaatttGCTTATACTAATgaacttttcagaaaattttcttatagaaatgaaattttcagaaaatttgtttatacaaatgaaattttcagaaaattttcttatagaaattaaattttcagaaattttcctatagaaatgaaattttgtgaacatttcctatagaaatgaaattttgtcaaaatttcctatagaaatgaaactttgtgaaaatttcctatagaatgaaattttcagaaaattttctatataaatgaaattttcaaaaaaaaaaatctatataaataaattgttcacactatttcctatataaatgaatttttcacaatatttcctatagaaatgaaattctcagaaaatttcctatagaaattaaattttcagaaaatatcctatagaaatgaaattttcagaaaatttcctaaagaaatgaaattttctgaaaattttctatagaaatgaaattttcagaaaattttcttatagaaatgaaatttcagaaattttcctatagaaattaaattttcagaaaaatttctatagaaatgaaattatcagaaaatttGCTTATACAAATgaacttttcagaaaattttcttatagaaattaaattttcagaaaatttcctatagaaattacattttcagaaaattttcttaaaaaattaaattttcagaaaatttccaatagaaatgaaaatttcctataaacatgaaattttcagaaaatttcatatagaaatgaaattttcagaaaatttcctatagaaatgaaattttcagaaaattttcttatagaaatgaaatttcagaaattttcctatagaaattagattttcagaaaattttctatagaaatgaaattatcagaaaatttGCTTATACAAATgaacttttcagaaaattttcttatagaaattaaagtttcagaaaatatcctctataaatgaatttttcgcaatatttcctatagaaatgaaattctcagaaaatttcctatagaaatgacattttcatagaattgaaattttcagaaaaatttctatagaaatgacattttcagaaaattttcttatagaaatgaaattttcagaaaatgttcttatagaaatgaaattttcagaaaatttgtttatacaaataaaattttcagaaaattttcttatagaaattaaattttcagaaattttcctatagaaatgaaattttgtgaaaatttcctatagaaatgaaattttgtcaaaatttcctatagaaatgaaactttgtgaaaatttcctatagaatgaaattttcagaaaattttctatataaatgaaattttcaaaaaaaaattctatataaataaatttttcacactatttcctatataaatgaatttttcacaatatttcctatagaaatgaaattctctgaaaatttcctatagaaattaaattttcagaaaatatcctatagaaatgaaattttcagaaaatttcctaaagaaattaaattttcagaaaattttctatagaaatgaaattttgtgaaaatttcctactgaaatgaaattttcagaaaattttcttatagaaatgaaatttcagaaattttcctatagaaattaaattttcagaaaattttcgatagaaatgaaattatcagaaaatttGCTTATACTAATgaacttttcagaaaattttcttatagaaatgaaattttcagaaaatttgtttatacaaatgaaattttcagaaaattttcttatagaaattaaattttcagaaattttcctatagaaatgaaattttgtgaacatttcctatagaaatgaaattttgtcaaaatttcctatagaaatgaaactttgtgaaaatttcctatagaatgaaattttcggaaaattttctatataaatgaaattttcaaaaaaaaaatctatataaataaattgttcacactatttcctatataaatgaatttttcacaatatttcctatagaaatgaaattctcagaaaatttcctatagaaattaaattttcagaaaatatcctatagaaatgaaattttcagaaaatttcctaaagaaatgaaattttcagaaaattttctatagaaatgaaattttcagaaaattttcttatagaaatgaaatttcagaaattttcctatagaaattaaattttcagaaaaatttctatagaaatgaaattatcagaaaatttGCTTATACAAATgaacttttcagaaaattttcttatagaaattaaattttcagaaaatttcctatagaaatgacattttcagaaaattttcttaaaaaattaaattttccgaaaatttccaatagaaatgaaaatttcctataaacatgaaattttcagaaaatttcatatagaaatgaaattttcagaaaatttcctatagaaatgaaattttcagaaaattttcttatagaaatgaaatttcagaaattttcctatagaaattagattttcagaaaattttctatagaaatgaaattatcagaaaatttGCTTATACAAATgaacttttcagaaaattttcttatagaaattaaagtttcagaaaatatcctctataaatgaatttttcacaatatttcctatagaaatgaaattctcagaaaatttcctatagaaatgacattttcatagaattgaaattttcagaaaaatttctatagaaatgacattttcagaaaattttcttatagaaatgaaattttcagaaaatgttcttatagaaatgaaattttcagaaaatttgtttatacaaataaaattttcagaaaattttcttatagaaattaaattttcagaaattttcctatagaaatgaaattttgtgaaaatttcctatagaaatgaaattttgtcaaaatttcctatagaaatgaaactttgtgaaaatttcctatagaatgaaattttcagaaaattttctatataaatgaaattttcaaaaaaaaattctatataaataaatttttcacactatttcctatataaatgaatttttcacaatatttcctatagaaatgaaattctctgaaaatttcctatagaaattaaattttcagaaaatatcctatagaaatgaaattttcagaaaatttcctaatgaaatgaaattttcagaaaattttctatagaaatgaaattttcagaaaattttcttatagaaatgaaatttcagaaattttcctatagaaattaaattttcagaaaaatttctatagaaatgaaattatcagaaaatttGCTTATACAAATgaacttttcagaaaattttcttatagaaattaaattttcagaaaatttcctatagaaatgacattttcagaaaattttcttacaaaaattaaattttcagaaaatttccaatagaaatgaaaattttcatataaacataaaattttcagaaaatttcctatagaaatgaaattttcagaaaatttcctatagaaatgaaattttcagaaaatttcc encodes:
- the LOC142224040 gene encoding uncharacterized protein LOC142224040 isoform X2 — its product is MVKFENIFWLNISFGNAANSMQDGSQPIIEFIKPPTDKRLELFDFIANKINDWSTKQLIIEGSSYETLLAGYNEFLDSHKGDKSFSSAPYQKLKQQIERFIQAIEKLKKDSQSCILQAKASQELEEISKNMEFLNTSPNNNTALVNLIRRRYNEATTKMSQEFSIDLKEIYERLPTIIYNFKQNLSPAEREEYKELLRSCDEFLPSANSKKKYEVFEKFTKFILRGLHVKGRSESNCKWESSRFVEFPQKINSWAVGN
- the LOC142224040 gene encoding uncharacterized protein LOC142224040 isoform X1 — translated: MVKFENIFWLVIVLKNISFGNAANSMQDGSQPIIEFIKPPTDKRLELFDFIANKINDWSTKQLIIEGSSYETLLAGYNEFLDSHKGDKSFSSAPYQKLKQQIERFIQAIEKLKKDSQSCILQAKASQELEEISKNMEFLNTSPNNNTALVNLIRRRYNEATTKMSQEFSIDLKEIYERLPTIIYNFKQNLSPAEREEYKELLRSCDEFLPSANSKKKYEVFEKFTKFILRGLHVKGRSESNCKWESSRFVEFPQKINSWAVGN